One genomic region from Bos indicus isolate NIAB-ARS_2022 breed Sahiwal x Tharparkar chromosome 17, NIAB-ARS_B.indTharparkar_mat_pri_1.0, whole genome shotgun sequence encodes:
- the SLC7A4 gene encoding cationic amino acid transporter 4 isoform X2 — translation MGRPWSQGACSWLRAPLCASLPTMAPGRPCAAGLARFCQKLKRRKLLADSSMATSLQRCLSALDLTLLGVGSMVGSGLYVLTGVVAKEVTGPAVTVSFVVAAVASLMAALCYAEFGARVPRTGSAYLFTYVSMGELWAFLIGWNLVLEYVIASAAVARAWSGYLDAMFDHRIQNFTEAHLGVWQVPFLARSPDWLAAGIILLASAFVSCGARVSSWLNHTLSAVSMIVILFIVVLGFILARPSNWGEAEGGFAPFGFSGVMSGTATCFYAFVGFDVIAASSEEARDPKRAVPLAIALSLGLAATAYILVSAVLTLMIPWHSLNPNSALADAFYQRGYSWAGYLVATGSICAMTTVQLSGLFCLPRIIYAMAADGLFFEMFAYVHPRTQVPLLGILAFGALTAVVTLLLDLDALVQFLSIGTLLAYTFVAISVLVLRFQTASQSRSPSLAGSGPKAKEYSSFSDHLELVGAGHGPEPGRLRPALRPYLGFLDRGSPGAAVRGAVCGLVVSAIALGCVLMLGHSVLRLPLWGFLLLLLCSSVTFLLSLLVLGAHQQQRLKDTFQMPLVPLIPALSIVLNFCLMLKLSYLTWVRFTIWLLIGLLVYFGYGIWHSKENWREPPGLVTARYVAFSDGRVEETVRDPGQAPAQGPGSP, via the exons atggggcGCCCCTGGAGCCAGG GTGCCTGCAGCTGGCTCCGGGCTCCTCTCTGCGCCTCTCTGCCCACGATGGCTCCGGGACGGCCCTGCGCTGCCGGCCTGGCACGCTTCTGCCAGAAGCTGAAGCGGCGGAAGCTGCTGGCGGACAGCAGCATGGCGACGTCGCTGCAGCGCTGCCTGTCCGCGCTGGACTTGACCCTGCTGGGGGTGGGCTCCATGGTGGGCTCCGGCCTCTACGTGCTCACGGGCGTCGTGGCCAAGGAGGTCACGGGCCCTGCCGTGACCGTGTCCTTCGTCGTGGCCGCCGTGGCCTCCCTGATGGCGGCCCTGTGCTACGCGGAGTTCGGGGCCCGTGTGCCCCGCACGGGCTCTGCCTACCTGTTCACCTACGTGTCCATGGGAGAGCTGTGGGCCTTCCTCATCGGCTGGAACCTCGTGCTTGAGTACGTCATCGCCAGTGCCGCCGTGGCCCGCGCCTGGAGCGGCTACCTGGACGCCATGTTCGACCACCGTATCCAGAACTTCACCGAGGCCCACCTGGGTGTCTGGCAGGTGCCCTTCCTGGCCAGAAGTCCAGACTGGCTGGCTGCAGGCATCATCCTTCTGGCCTCTGCCTTCGTCTCCTGCGGGGCCCGCGTCTCTTCCTGGCTCAACCACACCCTGTCGGCCGTCAGCATGATTGTCATCCTCTTCATCGTTGTCCTGGGCTTTATCCTCGCCCGGCCCAGCAACTGGGGCGAGGCGGAGGGCGGCTTTGCACCCTTCGGCTTCTCCGGCGTCATGTCTGGCACGGCGACCTGTTTCTACGCCTTTGTGGGCTTCGACGTCATTGCCGCCTCCAGCGAGGAGGCCCGGGACCCGAAGCGCGCTGTGCCCCTGGCCATCGCCCTGTCGCTCGGGCTGGCGGCCACCGCCTACATCCTGGTCTCTGCCGTGCTCACCCTCATGATCCCCTGGCACAGTCTGAACCCTAACTCTGCGCTCGCCGACGCCTTCTACCAACGGGGCTACAGCTGGGCCGGCTACCTCGTGGCAACTGGCTCCATCTGCG CCATGACCACCGTCCAGCTCAGCGGCCTCTTTTGCCTGCCGCGTATCATCTACGCCATGGCCGCCGACGGGCTGTTCTTTGAGATGTTTGCCTACGTACACCCCCGGACGCAGGTGCCTCTGCTGGGCATCCTGGCGTTCGGGGCCCTCACGGCCGTGGTGACGCTGCTGCTGGACCTCGACGCCCTGGTGCAGTTCCTGTCCATCGGCACCCTGCTGGCCTACACCTTCGTGGCCATCAGCGTGCTTGTGCTGCGGTTCCAGACGGCCTCTCAGTCCCGCTCGCCCAGCCTGGCCGGCTCCGGCCCGAAGGCCAAGGAGTACAGCTCCTTCTCTGACCACTTGGAGCTGGTGGGCGCAGGGCACGGCCCCGAGCCGGGGCGGCTGCGGCCAGCCCTGAGGCCCTACCTGGGCTTCCTGGACAGGGGCAGCCCCGGCGCGGCCGTGCGCGGGGCCGTCTGCGGGCTGGTGGTCTCCGCCATCGCCCTGGGCTGCGTGCTGATGCTCGGGCACTCGGTCCTACGCCTCCCCCTCTGGggcttcctcctgctgctgctgtgcagCAGCGTCACGTTTCTGCTCAGTCTCCTCGTCCTGGGGGCCCACCAGCAGCAACGCCTGAAGGACACCTTCCAG ATGCCCCTGGTGCCCCTGATTCCAGCTCTGAGCATCGTCCTCAACTTCTGcctcatgctgaagctgagctACCTGACCTGGGTGCGCTTCACCATCTGGCTGCTGATag GACTCTTGGTGTATTTCGGCTACGGCATCTGGCACAGCAAGGAGAACTGGCGGGAGCCGCCGGGGCTGGTCACCGCCCGCTACGTAGCTTTCTCCGACGGCAGGGTGGAGGAGACGGTGCGGGACCCCGGCCAGGCGCCGGCCCAGGGGCCTGGCAGTCCGTGA
- the SLC7A4 gene encoding cationic amino acid transporter 4 isoform X3 — protein MAPGRPCAAGLARFCQKLKRRKLLADSSMATSLQRCLSALDLTLLGVGSMVGSGLYVLTGVVAKEVTGPAVTVSFVVAAVASLMAALCYAEFGARVPRTGSAYLFTYVSMGELWAFLIGWNLVLEYVIASAAVARAWSGYLDAMFDHRIQNFTEAHLGVWQVPFLARSPDWLAAGIILLASAFVSCGARVSSWLNHTLSAVSMIVILFIVVLGFILARPSNWGEAEGGFAPFGFSGVMSGTATCFYAFVGFDVIAASSEEARDPKRAVPLAIALSLGLAATAYILVSAVLTLMIPWHSLNPNSALADAFYQRGYSWAGYLVATGSICAMTTVQLSGLFCLPRIIYAMAADGLFFEMFAYVHPRTQVPLLGILAFGALTAVVTLLLDLDALVQFLSIGTLLAYTFVAISVLVLRFQTASQSRSPSLAGSGPKAKEYSSFSDHLELVGAGHGPEPGRLRPALRPYLGFLDRGSPGAAVRGAVCGLVVSAIALGCVLMLGHSVLRLPLWGFLLLLLCSSVTFLLSLLVLGAHQQQRLKDTFQMPLVPLIPALSIVLNFCLMLKLSYLTWVRFTIWLLIGLLVYFGYGIWHSKENWREPPGLVTARYVAFSDGRVEETVRDPGQAPAQGPGSP, from the exons ATGGCTCCGGGACGGCCCTGCGCTGCCGGCCTGGCACGCTTCTGCCAGAAGCTGAAGCGGCGGAAGCTGCTGGCGGACAGCAGCATGGCGACGTCGCTGCAGCGCTGCCTGTCCGCGCTGGACTTGACCCTGCTGGGGGTGGGCTCCATGGTGGGCTCCGGCCTCTACGTGCTCACGGGCGTCGTGGCCAAGGAGGTCACGGGCCCTGCCGTGACCGTGTCCTTCGTCGTGGCCGCCGTGGCCTCCCTGATGGCGGCCCTGTGCTACGCGGAGTTCGGGGCCCGTGTGCCCCGCACGGGCTCTGCCTACCTGTTCACCTACGTGTCCATGGGAGAGCTGTGGGCCTTCCTCATCGGCTGGAACCTCGTGCTTGAGTACGTCATCGCCAGTGCCGCCGTGGCCCGCGCCTGGAGCGGCTACCTGGACGCCATGTTCGACCACCGTATCCAGAACTTCACCGAGGCCCACCTGGGTGTCTGGCAGGTGCCCTTCCTGGCCAGAAGTCCAGACTGGCTGGCTGCAGGCATCATCCTTCTGGCCTCTGCCTTCGTCTCCTGCGGGGCCCGCGTCTCTTCCTGGCTCAACCACACCCTGTCGGCCGTCAGCATGATTGTCATCCTCTTCATCGTTGTCCTGGGCTTTATCCTCGCCCGGCCCAGCAACTGGGGCGAGGCGGAGGGCGGCTTTGCACCCTTCGGCTTCTCCGGCGTCATGTCTGGCACGGCGACCTGTTTCTACGCCTTTGTGGGCTTCGACGTCATTGCCGCCTCCAGCGAGGAGGCCCGGGACCCGAAGCGCGCTGTGCCCCTGGCCATCGCCCTGTCGCTCGGGCTGGCGGCCACCGCCTACATCCTGGTCTCTGCCGTGCTCACCCTCATGATCCCCTGGCACAGTCTGAACCCTAACTCTGCGCTCGCCGACGCCTTCTACCAACGGGGCTACAGCTGGGCCGGCTACCTCGTGGCAACTGGCTCCATCTGCG CCATGACCACCGTCCAGCTCAGCGGCCTCTTTTGCCTGCCGCGTATCATCTACGCCATGGCCGCCGACGGGCTGTTCTTTGAGATGTTTGCCTACGTACACCCCCGGACGCAGGTGCCTCTGCTGGGCATCCTGGCGTTCGGGGCCCTCACGGCCGTGGTGACGCTGCTGCTGGACCTCGACGCCCTGGTGCAGTTCCTGTCCATCGGCACCCTGCTGGCCTACACCTTCGTGGCCATCAGCGTGCTTGTGCTGCGGTTCCAGACGGCCTCTCAGTCCCGCTCGCCCAGCCTGGCCGGCTCCGGCCCGAAGGCCAAGGAGTACAGCTCCTTCTCTGACCACTTGGAGCTGGTGGGCGCAGGGCACGGCCCCGAGCCGGGGCGGCTGCGGCCAGCCCTGAGGCCCTACCTGGGCTTCCTGGACAGGGGCAGCCCCGGCGCGGCCGTGCGCGGGGCCGTCTGCGGGCTGGTGGTCTCCGCCATCGCCCTGGGCTGCGTGCTGATGCTCGGGCACTCGGTCCTACGCCTCCCCCTCTGGggcttcctcctgctgctgctgtgcagCAGCGTCACGTTTCTGCTCAGTCTCCTCGTCCTGGGGGCCCACCAGCAGCAACGCCTGAAGGACACCTTCCAG ATGCCCCTGGTGCCCCTGATTCCAGCTCTGAGCATCGTCCTCAACTTCTGcctcatgctgaagctgagctACCTGACCTGGGTGCGCTTCACCATCTGGCTGCTGATag GACTCTTGGTGTATTTCGGCTACGGCATCTGGCACAGCAAGGAGAACTGGCGGGAGCCGCCGGGGCTGGTCACCGCCCGCTACGTAGCTTTCTCCGACGGCAGGGTGGAGGAGACGGTGCGGGACCCCGGCCAGGCGCCGGCCCAGGGGCCTGGCAGTCCGTGA
- the SLC7A4 gene encoding cationic amino acid transporter 4 isoform X1 produces MGRPWSQGEQGACSWLRAPLCASLPTMAPGRPCAAGLARFCQKLKRRKLLADSSMATSLQRCLSALDLTLLGVGSMVGSGLYVLTGVVAKEVTGPAVTVSFVVAAVASLMAALCYAEFGARVPRTGSAYLFTYVSMGELWAFLIGWNLVLEYVIASAAVARAWSGYLDAMFDHRIQNFTEAHLGVWQVPFLARSPDWLAAGIILLASAFVSCGARVSSWLNHTLSAVSMIVILFIVVLGFILARPSNWGEAEGGFAPFGFSGVMSGTATCFYAFVGFDVIAASSEEARDPKRAVPLAIALSLGLAATAYILVSAVLTLMIPWHSLNPNSALADAFYQRGYSWAGYLVATGSICAMTTVQLSGLFCLPRIIYAMAADGLFFEMFAYVHPRTQVPLLGILAFGALTAVVTLLLDLDALVQFLSIGTLLAYTFVAISVLVLRFQTASQSRSPSLAGSGPKAKEYSSFSDHLELVGAGHGPEPGRLRPALRPYLGFLDRGSPGAAVRGAVCGLVVSAIALGCVLMLGHSVLRLPLWGFLLLLLCSSVTFLLSLLVLGAHQQQRLKDTFQMPLVPLIPALSIVLNFCLMLKLSYLTWVRFTIWLLIGLLVYFGYGIWHSKENWREPPGLVTARYVAFSDGRVEETVRDPGQAPAQGPGSP; encoded by the exons atggggcGCCCCTGGAGCCAGGGTGAGCAAG GTGCCTGCAGCTGGCTCCGGGCTCCTCTCTGCGCCTCTCTGCCCACGATGGCTCCGGGACGGCCCTGCGCTGCCGGCCTGGCACGCTTCTGCCAGAAGCTGAAGCGGCGGAAGCTGCTGGCGGACAGCAGCATGGCGACGTCGCTGCAGCGCTGCCTGTCCGCGCTGGACTTGACCCTGCTGGGGGTGGGCTCCATGGTGGGCTCCGGCCTCTACGTGCTCACGGGCGTCGTGGCCAAGGAGGTCACGGGCCCTGCCGTGACCGTGTCCTTCGTCGTGGCCGCCGTGGCCTCCCTGATGGCGGCCCTGTGCTACGCGGAGTTCGGGGCCCGTGTGCCCCGCACGGGCTCTGCCTACCTGTTCACCTACGTGTCCATGGGAGAGCTGTGGGCCTTCCTCATCGGCTGGAACCTCGTGCTTGAGTACGTCATCGCCAGTGCCGCCGTGGCCCGCGCCTGGAGCGGCTACCTGGACGCCATGTTCGACCACCGTATCCAGAACTTCACCGAGGCCCACCTGGGTGTCTGGCAGGTGCCCTTCCTGGCCAGAAGTCCAGACTGGCTGGCTGCAGGCATCATCCTTCTGGCCTCTGCCTTCGTCTCCTGCGGGGCCCGCGTCTCTTCCTGGCTCAACCACACCCTGTCGGCCGTCAGCATGATTGTCATCCTCTTCATCGTTGTCCTGGGCTTTATCCTCGCCCGGCCCAGCAACTGGGGCGAGGCGGAGGGCGGCTTTGCACCCTTCGGCTTCTCCGGCGTCATGTCTGGCACGGCGACCTGTTTCTACGCCTTTGTGGGCTTCGACGTCATTGCCGCCTCCAGCGAGGAGGCCCGGGACCCGAAGCGCGCTGTGCCCCTGGCCATCGCCCTGTCGCTCGGGCTGGCGGCCACCGCCTACATCCTGGTCTCTGCCGTGCTCACCCTCATGATCCCCTGGCACAGTCTGAACCCTAACTCTGCGCTCGCCGACGCCTTCTACCAACGGGGCTACAGCTGGGCCGGCTACCTCGTGGCAACTGGCTCCATCTGCG CCATGACCACCGTCCAGCTCAGCGGCCTCTTTTGCCTGCCGCGTATCATCTACGCCATGGCCGCCGACGGGCTGTTCTTTGAGATGTTTGCCTACGTACACCCCCGGACGCAGGTGCCTCTGCTGGGCATCCTGGCGTTCGGGGCCCTCACGGCCGTGGTGACGCTGCTGCTGGACCTCGACGCCCTGGTGCAGTTCCTGTCCATCGGCACCCTGCTGGCCTACACCTTCGTGGCCATCAGCGTGCTTGTGCTGCGGTTCCAGACGGCCTCTCAGTCCCGCTCGCCCAGCCTGGCCGGCTCCGGCCCGAAGGCCAAGGAGTACAGCTCCTTCTCTGACCACTTGGAGCTGGTGGGCGCAGGGCACGGCCCCGAGCCGGGGCGGCTGCGGCCAGCCCTGAGGCCCTACCTGGGCTTCCTGGACAGGGGCAGCCCCGGCGCGGCCGTGCGCGGGGCCGTCTGCGGGCTGGTGGTCTCCGCCATCGCCCTGGGCTGCGTGCTGATGCTCGGGCACTCGGTCCTACGCCTCCCCCTCTGGggcttcctcctgctgctgctgtgcagCAGCGTCACGTTTCTGCTCAGTCTCCTCGTCCTGGGGGCCCACCAGCAGCAACGCCTGAAGGACACCTTCCAG ATGCCCCTGGTGCCCCTGATTCCAGCTCTGAGCATCGTCCTCAACTTCTGcctcatgctgaagctgagctACCTGACCTGGGTGCGCTTCACCATCTGGCTGCTGATag GACTCTTGGTGTATTTCGGCTACGGCATCTGGCACAGCAAGGAGAACTGGCGGGAGCCGCCGGGGCTGGTCACCGCCCGCTACGTAGCTTTCTCCGACGGCAGGGTGGAGGAGACGGTGCGGGACCCCGGCCAGGCGCCGGCCCAGGGGCCTGGCAGTCCGTGA